Sequence from the Maribellus comscasis genome:
TAACCCACTTGAAACAAAAAGACCGGACACACAAGCGCCTTTAGACGAAAGAGAACCGGGAGGACTTGGAATTTTCCTTGTTAAACAACTCATGGACAACTTATATTATAAAAGAGACAACACGCAAAACATATTAACCTTAGAAAAAAACATCTAATCATGGGGATTAAAAAAAACCAAAAAGAAGACGCCTTAATTCTTTATATTGAAGGGAGAATTGATACAACAAATTATAAAGATATTGAAACGGCCATTGAAGAAGCTATTGAACCCGGCAACTCAAAATTAATTCTGGATTGCGAAAAACTAAATTACATTAGTAGTTCCGGTTTGCGTATTTTTCTAACACTTCAGAAAAAAATGATGGAAAAACAAGCGGAATTAGTTTTATGCAAAATGCAGCCGATGATTAAAGAAATCTTCGATATTTCCGGATTTTCAAACATATTTAAAATCAAAACTACAGAAGAGGAAGCATTGG
This genomic interval carries:
- a CDS encoding STAS domain-containing protein, which encodes MGIKKNQKEDALILYIEGRIDTTNYKDIETAIEEAIEPGNSKLILDCEKLNYISSSGLRIFLTLQKKMMEKQAELVLCKMQPMIKEIFDISGFSNIFKIKTTEEEALA